One window from the genome of Pieris napi chromosome 3, ilPieNapi1.2, whole genome shotgun sequence encodes:
- the LOC125063788 gene encoding uncharacterized protein LOC125063788, with protein sequence MTMSTLHRNAIITGSFDSYCLLCEVHLKENVEDHIKVPEHKEKLQHSSYVQKYKFHHIRKVLKGYYCEFCNILLPTLVNIGLHVTSNDHERKVGNGLLKEVDGGVTAFDRMFIDNQAWNGLIEDTICCLCNEEFNDKSVHLKQPSHILHLIKKGVHMKERGIVYRNVDTTTLHCMVCNIILEIKDGDLHFDSSLHLEQFRKSCELKKKLDENSIKARIDDVIKQEAKPPVIEHSTYCVKNKETDVKMCNDNNNNSKNNDVIKAQEDKKTNAAKTKPEESKIEDALRHPFQAKEEAKILAKKNKINYKFAKQSAYCYVCNVTISSSLKRIKEHIEENNHKKNLQENKRNQVPGNCKKANKNIIKIPNAYFVNHLLEYELNLIPGPLGDWVVLNGELCMMSISYSMITVNWSLIRCQACKETVLNLQNHIKSSRHEKAIMFMPVVISLKGEYVREIQPGLYHCGFCNLVAGDWENLTMHLESDSHRTKKFQCRLKHEYLKLIS encoded by the exons ATGACGATGTCAACGTTGCATAGAAACGCAATTATAACAGGTAGTTTTGATTCGTACTGCCTCCTTTGTGAAGTTCATTTAAAGGAGAACGTGGAAGATCATATCAAGGTGCCTGAGCATAAAGAAAAGTTGCAGCATTCCAGCTATGTGCAGAAGTATAAATTTCATCATATACGGAAA gtATTGAAAGGATACTATTGCGAATTCTGTAATATTCTGCTACCGACATTAGTTAACATAGGTCTTCATGTTACATCGAATGACCACGAACGTAAAGTAGGAAATGGACTTTTGAAAGAAGTAGATGGAGGCGTCACTGCTTTTGACCGGATGTTTATAGACAATCAGGCATGGAATGGTCTTATCGAAGACACAATTTGTTGCCTCTGCAATGAAGAATTTAATGATAAATCTGTGCATTTAAAGCAACCTTCGCATATCCTTCACCTGATTAAAAAAGGTGTACACATGAAGGAACGCGGAATTGTTTACCGAAAT GTTGATACCACTACCTTACATTGTATGGTTTGCAATATAATCTTGGAAATTAAGGACGGTGATTTACATTTTGATAGTAGCCTACATTTGGAACAATTTCGTAAAAGCTGCGaactaaaaaagaaattagacGAAAATTCGATAAAGGCAAGAATCGACGATGTAATAAAACAGGAGGCAAAGCCGCCTGTGATTGAACATTCTACATActgtgttaaaaataaagaaaccgATGTCAAAATGtgcaatgataataataataatagcaaaaaTAATGACGTAATAAAAGCTCAAGAGGACAAAAAAACTAATGCAGCCAAAACTAAACCAGAAGAAAGCAAAATAGAAGACGCACTACGTCACCCATTCCAAGCTAAAGAAGAAGCAAAGATACttgctaaaaaaaacaaaatcaattataaGTTCGCCAAACAAAGCGCTTACTGCTACGTGTGCAATGTCACTATATCATCATCTCtaaaaagaattaaagaacacatagaagaaaataatcataaaaaaaatcttcaggaaaataaaagaaatcagGTACCAGGGAACTGTAAGAAAgctaacaaaaacattattaaaattcctAATGCGTATTTCGTAAATCACTTGTTAGAGTATGAATTGAACCTAATACCCGGACCACTTGGTGATTGGGTTGTTCTAAATGGCGAACTTTGTATGATGTCTATAAGCTACTCAATGATTACAGTAAATTGGTCATTAATACGATGTCAAGCATGTAAGGAAACAGTTTTAAATCTACAAAACCACATCAAAAGTTCCAGACATGAGAAAGCGATAATGTTTATGCCCGTGGTTATTTCACTGAAAGGTGAATATGTTAGAGAG attcAACCTGGACTCTACCACTGTGGTTTCTGCAATCTAGTAGCTGGAGATTGGGAAAATTTAACAATGCATTTGGAATCGGACAGCCATCGTACAAAGAAATTTCAATGTCGTTTAAAGCATGAGTATTTGAAACTAATCAGTtaa
- the LOC125063257 gene encoding glycerol-3-phosphate acyltransferase 1, mitochondrial isoform X2 has product MLEVVGERVGGWCGRDTSSLRHAMRTRKMRPHTDVYAKLDAEITTRTSSLYRIKNGPVVPPPQPPTRPSAGLACARCAPLSRESWQDSKVAESSAVINILDIGRQTFANGGVVSRYLCDLAQCFQLTNFDYGDIVPKVVKDERFQNAIEETIKEELNPGKKKEETKKESSYAAVRKRVEAKAMKVLLDISSAMSTNVLKLVAWLCHKAVRRVAGGGCGTRAACVERLRRANAAGLPLVFVPLHRSHFDYILVTFTLYLTGLRPPLVAAGDNMRIPFFGWFLRGCGAFYIRRRVDGSEYHEDSIYKSALRAYILNSLAANNNLEFFIEGGRTRTGKPQAPKAGILSVILEAYLEGTIDDALLVPVTLNYDKLVDGNFVREQLGMPKQMETFWSALRGIWRTLNTNHGGIRVDFNQPISLKELVTSFQKYNHLKAAIDRPLTPTNNNLTMDIDRHILNSHSSFYGANVSADHKMMVEAIGRHLVYDAAVSTPLMCTNVVAYVLLTEQRAGCTLKQLLDSFEARSRTLVREGRDLGYAGDSRTVLKHAMDMLGRGVVSRDENRVRAQCSVAAALELSYYANSVVAHYAAPAIVVTALESILAEPDADAAYVRHNELMTRSLELCGIMGHEFILNAPCHRTEEGIQDALASLVQSDVLCTVQNDNVLDEQRWSQRFAKTLDEDMDDEERPDPTRNIKYRISNKPEALTERRRLLRTLRPLLEAYSATGKCLKNASQKEVVTAALDKLTEDFTQNRMIYGEAVSTDAIRNCLRVLRQSGVIDMYTENKTRMIRPNETTGQNILDQVQKFNVQTPLLEK; this is encoded by the exons ATGTTAGAAGTGGTAGGGGAACGAGTAGGAGGATGGTGTGGTCGCGATACGAGCTCTCTAAGGCACGCGATGCGCACGCGCAAGATGCGGCCGCATACAGATGTATATGCTAAACTTGATGCTGAAATAACG ACAAGAACATCTTCCCTCTATCGCATTAAGAATGGACCAGTTGTGCCACCGCCACAGCCTCCCACGAGGCCATCAGCTGGACTTGCCTGCGCACGATGTGCTCCGTTATCAAGG GAGTCATGGCAGGATTCAAAGGTAGCGGAATCAAGTGCAGTCATCAACATTCTGGATATTGGCAGGCAGACCTTTGCGAATGGTGGAGTGGTTTCGCGGTACCTCTGCGATCTGGCACAATGCTTTCAACTGACGAATTTTGACTACGGCGATATCGTCCCTAAG GTGGTAAAAGACGAGCGTTTCCAAAACGCAATAGAAGAGACGATAAAGGAGGAGTTGAATCCAGGGAAGAAAAAAGAAGAAACTAAAAAGGAATCCAGTTATGCGGCGGTTAGAAAGCGAGTGGAGGCGAAAGCTATGAAAGTTCTTCTTGATATCAGCTCCGCCATGTCCACTAATGTGCTAAA attagTGGCGTGGTTATGCCACAAAGCAGTGCGTCGGGTCGCCGGCGGCGGTTGCGGCACTCGAGCGGCGTGCGTTGAGCGTTTACGCCGCGCAAACGCTGCGGGTCTACCGCTTGTCTTCGTGCCCCTACATAGGTCCCACTTTGATTACATTCTAGTCACATTCACGCTGTACCTGACGGGCCTGAGGCCGCCGCTGGTGGCTGCTGGTGATAATATGAGGATACCGTTCTTTGG GTGGTTCCTGCGCGGTTGCGGCGCGTTTTATATACGTCGGCGAGTTGACGGCTCAGAATATCACGAAGATTCTATCTATAAATCAGCACTTAG gGCTTATATACTAAATAGCTTAGCAGCAAACAATAACCTCGAGTTCTTCATAGAGGGAGGTCGGACAAGGACAGGAAAACCGCAGGCACCTAAAG CGGGTATCCTATCAGTTATCCTGGAGGCCTACCTCGAAGGTACCATTGATGATGCATTATTGGTACCGGTTACTTTGAATTATGACAAATTGGTGGATGGAAATTTCGTCAGGGAGCAACTGGGTATGCCCAAACAGATGGAGACATTTTGGTCGGCTTTGCGTGGAATTTGGAGGACTTTGAACACTAATCATGGGGGTATAAGGGTGGATTTCAATCAGCCTATATCGTTGAAG GAGCTAGTAACGTCCTTCCAAAAGTACAATCACCTAAAAGCAGCAATAGATAGGCCGCTTACTCcaacaaataacaatttgaCGATGGACATAGACAGACATATCCTTAACAGTCACAGCAGTTTCTACGGAGCCAATGTCAGTGCGGATCATAAGATGATGGTAGAGGCTATTGGCAGGCATCTGGTGTAtg ATGCAGCCGTATCAACACCGTTAATGTGCACGAACGTAGTCGCGTACGTCCTCCTAACAGAACAAAGGGCCGGCTGCACATTAAAACAACTTCTCGATAGTTTTGAGGCAAGATCGCGTACCCTCGTGAGGGAAGGACGTGATCTGGGATACGCGGGAGACTCGAGGACTGTATTGAAACATGCT ATGGATATGTTGGGGCGCGGTGTAGTATCCCGGGATGAAAACCGTGTGCGAGCACAATGTTCGGTGGCAGCTGCGCTTGAGTTGTCCTACTACGCCAATTCCGTTGTGGCACATTATGCCGCACCCGCTATAGTTG TCACGGCACTTGAAAGTATACTCGCCGAACCGGACGCGGACGCAGCGTACGTACGACACAACGAGCTAATGACGCGTTCGTTGGAACTTTGCGGGATTATGGGACACGAGTTCATACTGAACGCCCCTTGTCATCGCACGGAGGAGGGAATACAGGACGCTTTGGCTTCATTGGTGCAGAGTGATGTTTTGTGTACTGTACAG AATGACAATGTACTGGATGAGCAGAGATGGTCCCAGCGGTTTGCAAAGACATTAGACGAAGACATGGATGATGAGGAGCGACCCGACCCCACAAGGAATATTAAGTACAGGATCTCAAACAAACCAGAGGCTCTCACGGAAAG ACGGCGTTTGTTACGTACACTCAGGCCGCTGCTGGAGGCCTATTCGGCAACAggaaaatgtttgaaaaacgCGTCTCAAAAGGAAGTTGTTACAGCGGCGTTAGACAAACTCACGGAAGATTTTACACAGAATAGAATGATATATG GTGAAGCGGTATCGACAGACGCAATACGCAACTGTTTGCGCGTGTTGCGACAATCAGGCGTAATAGACATGTATACTGAAAACAAAACCAGGATGATAAGGCCTAACGAAACCACGGGTCAAAACATTCTAGACCAAGTGCAAAAGTTTAATGTGCAAACGCCCTTATTAGAAAAGTGA
- the LOC125063257 gene encoding glycerol-3-phosphate acyltransferase 1, mitochondrial isoform X1, protein MSVLNWTGNVNASVEMDSINHVWTVVENVRVASSAAELAIFTAILYWFFTSSRVADMLEVVGERVGGWCGRDTSSLRHAMRTRKMRPHTDVYAKLDAEITTRTSSLYRIKNGPVVPPPQPPTRPSAGLACARCAPLSRESWQDSKVAESSAVINILDIGRQTFANGGVVSRYLCDLAQCFQLTNFDYGDIVPKVVKDERFQNAIEETIKEELNPGKKKEETKKESSYAAVRKRVEAKAMKVLLDISSAMSTNVLKLVAWLCHKAVRRVAGGGCGTRAACVERLRRANAAGLPLVFVPLHRSHFDYILVTFTLYLTGLRPPLVAAGDNMRIPFFGWFLRGCGAFYIRRRVDGSEYHEDSIYKSALRAYILNSLAANNNLEFFIEGGRTRTGKPQAPKAGILSVILEAYLEGTIDDALLVPVTLNYDKLVDGNFVREQLGMPKQMETFWSALRGIWRTLNTNHGGIRVDFNQPISLKELVTSFQKYNHLKAAIDRPLTPTNNNLTMDIDRHILNSHSSFYGANVSADHKMMVEAIGRHLVYDAAVSTPLMCTNVVAYVLLTEQRAGCTLKQLLDSFEARSRTLVREGRDLGYAGDSRTVLKHAMDMLGRGVVSRDENRVRAQCSVAAALELSYYANSVVAHYAAPAIVVTALESILAEPDADAAYVRHNELMTRSLELCGIMGHEFILNAPCHRTEEGIQDALASLVQSDVLCTVQNDNVLDEQRWSQRFAKTLDEDMDDEERPDPTRNIKYRISNKPEALTERRRLLRTLRPLLEAYSATGKCLKNASQKEVVTAALDKLTEDFTQNRMIYGEAVSTDAIRNCLRVLRQSGVIDMYTENKTRMIRPNETTGQNILDQVQKFNVQTPLLEK, encoded by the exons ATGAGTGTTCTCAATTGGACGGGGAATGTTAATGCCAGTGTTGAAATGGATTCAATAAATCATGTCTGGACTGTGGTGGAAAATGTCCGGGTTGCAAGCAGTGCTGCGGAGTTGGCTATTTTCACGGCAATACTTTATTGGTTCTTTACATCGAG CCGTGTAGCAGATATGTTAGAAGTGGTAGGGGAACGAGTAGGAGGATGGTGTGGTCGCGATACGAGCTCTCTAAGGCACGCGATGCGCACGCGCAAGATGCGGCCGCATACAGATGTATATGCTAAACTTGATGCTGAAATAACG ACAAGAACATCTTCCCTCTATCGCATTAAGAATGGACCAGTTGTGCCACCGCCACAGCCTCCCACGAGGCCATCAGCTGGACTTGCCTGCGCACGATGTGCTCCGTTATCAAGG GAGTCATGGCAGGATTCAAAGGTAGCGGAATCAAGTGCAGTCATCAACATTCTGGATATTGGCAGGCAGACCTTTGCGAATGGTGGAGTGGTTTCGCGGTACCTCTGCGATCTGGCACAATGCTTTCAACTGACGAATTTTGACTACGGCGATATCGTCCCTAAG GTGGTAAAAGACGAGCGTTTCCAAAACGCAATAGAAGAGACGATAAAGGAGGAGTTGAATCCAGGGAAGAAAAAAGAAGAAACTAAAAAGGAATCCAGTTATGCGGCGGTTAGAAAGCGAGTGGAGGCGAAAGCTATGAAAGTTCTTCTTGATATCAGCTCCGCCATGTCCACTAATGTGCTAAA attagTGGCGTGGTTATGCCACAAAGCAGTGCGTCGGGTCGCCGGCGGCGGTTGCGGCACTCGAGCGGCGTGCGTTGAGCGTTTACGCCGCGCAAACGCTGCGGGTCTACCGCTTGTCTTCGTGCCCCTACATAGGTCCCACTTTGATTACATTCTAGTCACATTCACGCTGTACCTGACGGGCCTGAGGCCGCCGCTGGTGGCTGCTGGTGATAATATGAGGATACCGTTCTTTGG GTGGTTCCTGCGCGGTTGCGGCGCGTTTTATATACGTCGGCGAGTTGACGGCTCAGAATATCACGAAGATTCTATCTATAAATCAGCACTTAG gGCTTATATACTAAATAGCTTAGCAGCAAACAATAACCTCGAGTTCTTCATAGAGGGAGGTCGGACAAGGACAGGAAAACCGCAGGCACCTAAAG CGGGTATCCTATCAGTTATCCTGGAGGCCTACCTCGAAGGTACCATTGATGATGCATTATTGGTACCGGTTACTTTGAATTATGACAAATTGGTGGATGGAAATTTCGTCAGGGAGCAACTGGGTATGCCCAAACAGATGGAGACATTTTGGTCGGCTTTGCGTGGAATTTGGAGGACTTTGAACACTAATCATGGGGGTATAAGGGTGGATTTCAATCAGCCTATATCGTTGAAG GAGCTAGTAACGTCCTTCCAAAAGTACAATCACCTAAAAGCAGCAATAGATAGGCCGCTTACTCcaacaaataacaatttgaCGATGGACATAGACAGACATATCCTTAACAGTCACAGCAGTTTCTACGGAGCCAATGTCAGTGCGGATCATAAGATGATGGTAGAGGCTATTGGCAGGCATCTGGTGTAtg ATGCAGCCGTATCAACACCGTTAATGTGCACGAACGTAGTCGCGTACGTCCTCCTAACAGAACAAAGGGCCGGCTGCACATTAAAACAACTTCTCGATAGTTTTGAGGCAAGATCGCGTACCCTCGTGAGGGAAGGACGTGATCTGGGATACGCGGGAGACTCGAGGACTGTATTGAAACATGCT ATGGATATGTTGGGGCGCGGTGTAGTATCCCGGGATGAAAACCGTGTGCGAGCACAATGTTCGGTGGCAGCTGCGCTTGAGTTGTCCTACTACGCCAATTCCGTTGTGGCACATTATGCCGCACCCGCTATAGTTG TCACGGCACTTGAAAGTATACTCGCCGAACCGGACGCGGACGCAGCGTACGTACGACACAACGAGCTAATGACGCGTTCGTTGGAACTTTGCGGGATTATGGGACACGAGTTCATACTGAACGCCCCTTGTCATCGCACGGAGGAGGGAATACAGGACGCTTTGGCTTCATTGGTGCAGAGTGATGTTTTGTGTACTGTACAG AATGACAATGTACTGGATGAGCAGAGATGGTCCCAGCGGTTTGCAAAGACATTAGACGAAGACATGGATGATGAGGAGCGACCCGACCCCACAAGGAATATTAAGTACAGGATCTCAAACAAACCAGAGGCTCTCACGGAAAG ACGGCGTTTGTTACGTACACTCAGGCCGCTGCTGGAGGCCTATTCGGCAACAggaaaatgtttgaaaaacgCGTCTCAAAAGGAAGTTGTTACAGCGGCGTTAGACAAACTCACGGAAGATTTTACACAGAATAGAATGATATATG GTGAAGCGGTATCGACAGACGCAATACGCAACTGTTTGCGCGTGTTGCGACAATCAGGCGTAATAGACATGTATACTGAAAACAAAACCAGGATGATAAGGCCTAACGAAACCACGGGTCAAAACATTCTAGACCAAGTGCAAAAGTTTAATGTGCAAACGCCCTTATTAGAAAAGTGA